One stretch of Daphnia pulicaria isolate SC F1-1A chromosome 6, SC_F0-13Bv2, whole genome shotgun sequence DNA includes these proteins:
- the LOC124343798 gene encoding protein timeless-like — MAYSSNDPAATDAASWLVKLEESCSSLNSAECQPDDIPLSKHQMDAEDRLTEHWLEAIDEYDPFGVGIQSDIPLQIQILVEAGFQKQVEWIQSRLLSACSARVASITCQSVAQTSKSIYYVTLRCNSACPILPRDVEDSSALRSGLFRFAMTELNLYPSTPHTLLYPRIPLEWSADTLYSVARLLGPVRQSQVDFNLSSVKPVPLPFIDWPAAAAQL; from the exons ATGGCTTATTCGTCTAACGACCCGGCTGCTACCGACGCAGCCAGTTGGTTGGTTAAACTGGAGGAATCGTGTTCGTCCCTGAATTCTGCTGAATGTCAACCGGATGATATTCCGCTCTCCAAACATCAAATGGATGCAGAGGATCGTCTTACCGAGCATTGGCTGGAAGCGATTGACGAATACGATCCGTTTGGCGTAGGAATTCAAAGCGACATTCCGTTGCAAATTCAGATTCTGGTCGAAGCTG GATTTCAAAAGCAGGTGGAATGGATTCAATCTCGCTTGTTATCCGCCTGCTCCGCACGTGTGGCCAGCATCACCTGCCAAAGCGTTGCCCAAACCAGCAAGTCCATTTACTACGTCACTCTGAGATGTAATTCGGCGTGCCCGATTTTACCACGCGACGTGGAGGACTCGTCGGCCCTGCGTTCGGGATTGTTCCGCTTTGCAATGACCGAATTAAATCTGTATCCGTCGACGCCGCACACTCTGCTCTACCCGCGCATTCCGCTCGAGTGGTCGGCCGACACGCTCTACTCCGTCGCCCGGCTCCTGGGTCCCGTCCGCCAGAGCCAAGTTGATTTCAATTTGTCGTCGGTGAAGCCGGTCCCGTTACCGTTTATCgattggccagcagcagcagcgcaactTTGA